A single Oncorhynchus kisutch isolate 150728-3 linkage group LG19, Okis_V2, whole genome shotgun sequence DNA region contains:
- the LOC116354974 gene encoding balbiani ring protein 2-like — MCSKLKDKQSKDSKDSKHSKHSKDSKDSKDSKHSRDSRDSRDSRHSKDSKHSKHSKDSKHSKHSKDSKHSKHSKHSKDSKHSKHSKHSKDSKHSKHSKDRKDSKRSKHSKHSKDSKHSKHSKHSKDSKHSKHSKHSKDSKHSKHSKDRKDSKHSKHRKHRKHRKHSKHSKVTNRNNTQDDVPTQ, encoded by the exons ATGTGCTCCAAACTCAAAGA CAAACAAAGCAAAGACAGCAAAGACAGCAAGCACAGTAAACACAGCAAAGACAGCAAAGACAGCAAAGACAGCAAGCacagcagagacagcagagacagcagagacagcagGCACAGCAAAGACAGCAAGCACAGTAAACACAGCAAAGACAGCAAGCACAGTAAACACAGCAAAGACAGCAAGCACAGTAAACACAGTAAACACAGCAAAGACAGCAAGCACAGTAAACACAGTAAACACAGCAAAGACAGCAAGCACAGTAAACACAGCAAAGACAGGAAAGACAGCAAGCGCAGTAAACACAGTAAACACAGCAAAGACAGCAAGCACAGTAAACACAGTAAACACAGCAAAGACAGCAAGCACAGTAAACACAGTAAACACAGCAAAGACAGCAAGCACAGTAAACACAGCAAAGACAGGAAAGACAGCAAGCACAGTAaacacagaaaacacagaaaacacagaaaacacAGTAAACACAGCAAAGTGACTAATAGAAACAACACTCAGGATGATGTTCCCACACAGTGA